DNA sequence from the Brachybacterium sp. P6-10-X1 genome:
CCGCGACCGGGGCCCCGGCCGGTGCGCCGGCGCGTCGCCGACGTCGCACGGGCGGGGTGGGGCTCTGCTCCGAGGAGTCGTTCTCGGGAAGATGGGTGCTGTCAGCCATAGGGCCGTCTCCTTCCGGGAAACCAGCGCACCCTGGTCCCGCATGTCATCGTCCCTGGGGACGGAAGTCTGAGGCCCTCACCGTCGCGCAGCTCCCTGGTCGGAAGCGCTGCGATGTCGATCGCGGGAGCACAGCGGTCGCGGACACGCGTTGCCGGTGCTCCCGACGCGGCGACACCGGGAGGTTCCCCCACCCGGTACGGGGCAGGAGAGTGCCTCCGTCAGTATGGCACAGCACTCTCCTGCGACCGCGGAGGCCTCGGATCCCGGACTCCTCTCGACCCGTGCAGGCACGGGGAGGACCATGGTCCCCGGGGCTCGCCGATGAGACCGCCTACGTTGTATCGCGGCGTGTCATACCCCCAGGAGGATCCATGGAAGCCCTGGACATCGCACGGTGGCAGTTCGGCATCACCACCGTGTACCACTTCATCTTCGTGCCGCTGACCATCGGACTGTCCCTGCTGGTGGCGGTCATGCAGACCACCGCCGTGTTCTCGAAGGACCCCGGGCGCAAGGACGCCTGGACGCGGATGACGAAGTTCTTCGGCTCGATGCTGATCGTGAACTTCGGCATCGGCATCGCCACCGGCATCGTCCAGGAGTTCCAGTTCGGCATGAACTGGTCCGAGTACGCCCGCTACATCGGCGACGTGTTCGGCGCGCCGCTCGCGCTGGAGGGACTGGCCGCCTTCTTCCTCGAGTCCGTGTTCCTGGGCCTGTGGATCTTCGGCTGGGGCAAGCTGCCCGAGAAGATCCACCTGCTGACCATCTGGGCCGTGGCCGTCGGCACCACCGCCTCGGCGTACTTCATCGTCGCCGCCAACTCCTTCATGCAGCATCCCGTCGGCGCGAGCCTGAATCCCGAGACCGGACGCGCCGAGCTCGACCCGTCCGAAGGGTCCCTGTTCGCGGTGCTCACCAACGTCACCACGCTGGCCGCGTTCCCCCACGTCGTCTCCGGCGCCTGGCTGGTCGCGGCCGCCTTCGTCACCGGCATCGCCTCCTGGCACATGGTGCGCCATCACCGGAAGGCCCGGGAGTCCGGCCTGGGGACCACCGAGGGCACCGACCACCATCACGCGGCGAAGGACCTGTTCCGGCCCGTCGTGCGCTTCGGCGTGGTCGCGATGTTCGTCTCCGCCGTGGTGCTGGTGATCTCCGGGGACTTCCAGGCGCAGATCATGTTCAAGCAGCAGCCGATGAAGATGGCCTCTGCCGAGGCGCTGTGCGAGACCGAGACAGGCGCTTCCTTCTCGATCCTCACGGTCGGCGGCCCGGACGCCTTCGCGACCGAATGCGACGAGGTCACCCACCTCATCGAGGTCCCCTACGTCACCTCCTTCCTGGCCACCCACACCTTCGATGCGGAGCTGCAGGGCGTCAACGACCTCAACGCCCAGTACAAGGAGCAGTTCGGCGAGACCGTCACCGACATCCACGGCAACGAGGTCGCCGCGGACTACCGCCCCAATCTGTTCGTCACCTATTGGTCGTTCCGGTTGATGATGGGCCTGGCGGCCTTCAGCGGGATCCTCGCCCTCTGGGCGCTGTGGGTGACCCGCGGCAAGGGCGAGAACGCGCGGACCACGGGATCGAAGCTCTTCCAGTGGTTCGCCGTCCTGTCGATCCCGATGCCGTTCTTCGCGAACTCCGCCGGTTGGGTGTTCACCGAGATGGGCCGCCAGCCCTGGGTGGTCCACCCCAACCCCGACGACCCGACCGTCCGGCTGATGACGATGCAGGGCGTCTCCAGCCACCCGGCCTGGATGGTCGCGACCTCCCTGTCGGCCTTCACCCTCGTCTACGGCGTGCTCGCCGTGGTCTGGTTCCTCATGATGCGCAGAGCCGCCCTGAAGGGCGTGCCCCTGCCGCAGCGGGACCCGGAGACCGAGGAGCTCGACACCCCGACGCTCTCGTTCGACTACTGAGAAGGGACGGATGCAGCTCATGGACTCGCTGATCGACCCCACGGCCCTGCAGACCCTGTGGTTCGGCCTCGTCGCCTTCTTCTTCCTCGGCTACTTCGTGCTGGAGGGATTCGACTTCGGGGTGCAGATGAACGTGGCCGCCTCCTGGCGGCGCGGTCCCGGAACCCGCGGCACGATCCTGAAGACCGTCGGGCCCGTCTGGGACGGCAACGAGGTCTTCCTCATCACCGGCGGCGCCCTCCTGTTCGCCGCTTTCCCCGAGTGGTACGCGACGCTGTTCTCCGGCTTCTACCTCGCGCTCCTGCTGCTGCTGCTGGTGCTGATCGTGCGGGTGTGCGCCTTCAAGTGGCGCGACAAGGTCGACGACCCCCGCTGGACGAGCACCTGGGACATCGTCCACGTGCTCGCCGGCTTCGTCCCCGCCCTGCTGTGGGGGGTGGCGATGGCGAACATCGTCGCCGGCGTCGAGATCGACGAGAACCACTGGGTGACCACCTCACTGCTGGGCCTGCTGACCCCCTTCGCGCTGCTCGGCGGGGTGACGTTCGTCCTGCTGTTCTGGCTGCACGGGAGTCTCTACCTCGCGCTGAAGGTCACCGGGGCGCTGCGGGAGGTCGCCAACCGTCGCGCCGGGATCCTGGTGTGGCCGACGATCGCGGCCGCCGCCGCCTTCCTCGTGTGGAACCAGCTGGCGCACGCGCACGCGAGCTGGACCTGGGTGCCGCTGCTGCTCGCGGCCGTCTCCCTGGTGGCGGTCGTCCCGCTGAATCGCCGCCGTCGGGAGGGTCTCGCCTTCGCCGCGACCGCCACCGCGATCATCGGAGCGGTCGTCGCCCTGTTCGGCGGGCTGTATCCCTTCGTGCTGCCCTCGACCGGTGACCCCGCGAACTCGCTCACCGTCGCGAACGCCTCCTCCAGCGAGCACACCCTGACCGTGATGCTCGTGGCCACCGCCATCCTGCTCCCGCTCGTGCTGGCCT
Encoded proteins:
- the cydB gene encoding cytochrome d ubiquinol oxidase subunit II, yielding MDSLIDPTALQTLWFGLVAFFFLGYFVLEGFDFGVQMNVAASWRRGPGTRGTILKTVGPVWDGNEVFLITGGALLFAAFPEWYATLFSGFYLALLLLLLVLIVRVCAFKWRDKVDDPRWTSTWDIVHVLAGFVPALLWGVAMANIVAGVEIDENHWVTTSLLGLLTPFALLGGVTFVLLFWLHGSLYLALKVTGALREVANRRAGILVWPTIAAAAAFLVWNQLAHAHASWTWVPLLLAAVSLVAVVPLNRRRREGLAFAATATAIIGAVVALFGGLYPFVLPSTGDPANSLTVANASSSEHTLTVMLVATAILLPLVLAYTVWTYRVFRHRITDEQGPAPGSQLLARAKQGYREAFDQE
- a CDS encoding cytochrome ubiquinol oxidase subunit I, yielding MEALDIARWQFGITTVYHFIFVPLTIGLSLLVAVMQTTAVFSKDPGRKDAWTRMTKFFGSMLIVNFGIGIATGIVQEFQFGMNWSEYARYIGDVFGAPLALEGLAAFFLESVFLGLWIFGWGKLPEKIHLLTIWAVAVGTTASAYFIVAANSFMQHPVGASLNPETGRAELDPSEGSLFAVLTNVTTLAAFPHVVSGAWLVAAAFVTGIASWHMVRHHRKARESGLGTTEGTDHHHAAKDLFRPVVRFGVVAMFVSAVVLVISGDFQAQIMFKQQPMKMASAEALCETETGASFSILTVGGPDAFATECDEVTHLIEVPYVTSFLATHTFDAELQGVNDLNAQYKEQFGETVTDIHGNEVAADYRPNLFVTYWSFRLMMGLAAFSGILALWALWVTRGKGENARTTGSKLFQWFAVLSIPMPFFANSAGWVFTEMGRQPWVVHPNPDDPTVRLMTMQGVSSHPAWMVATSLSAFTLVYGVLAVVWFLMMRRAALKGVPLPQRDPETEELDTPTLSFDY